DNA from Rhizobacter sp. J219:
CGCGGCCCTGATGCCGGTGCGGGCTTGAACTCGGTGCGCGGCGGGCTGCGGCTGGTGCTCTGACCCACGGCGAGATTGACTCGATGACGAACCCGCCCCGCATCGAACGGCAGCCGACCTCGCTCGGGCTGGGAGCGTGGCAACTCGCGTGGTTGGCGGCTGCTGTCTTCGTCGTCTCTGCAGGCTACGGGGCGTTGATGCCCTTATTGCCGGCCTGGCTCGCACCGCTGATGGCCGCGGATGGCCAAGCCGAAGTGGCGCGCCACGTCGGACTGCTCAGCGGCCTTTACGCTGCTGGGGTGCTGGTCGGTGCACCGCTGTGGGGCCTGGTCTCCGACCGCTGGGGACGGGGCCGCATTCTGGTGATCGGTCTGGTCGGTTACGTCACCAGCCTGCTTCCCCTTTTGTGGCCCGACTGGATCGGGCTCGCCGGCATCTACGCATCCCGAGGGGCCACCGGCTTCTTCGTGGCGGCAGTCGTCCCCGTGGTGCCTGCACTGGTCGCCGAACACACGCCGCAAGACCAGCGCGCGCGGCGCTTCGCGTGGCTCGGAGCGATGTCGTTGCTGGGCTTCCTGTTCGGCCCGGGCCTCAACGCCGCAGCCGCGCAGATGTCCACCACGCTCGCGAGCGTCGGCGCCGGCACCTTCGATCCAACGAATCTAGTCATCGTGACGTCGGCGGCCCTGGGCGCGCTGATGATGCTGGGGCTGGCAACCACCCTGCCCCGCGTCGCACCAGCCGCCGTCGATGACAACA
Protein-coding regions in this window:
- a CDS encoding MFS transporter; protein product: MTNPPRIERQPTSLGLGAWQLAWLAAAVFVVSAGYGALMPLLPAWLAPLMAADGQAEVARHVGLLSGLYAAGVLVGAPLWGLVSDRWGRGRILVIGLVGYVTSLLPLLWPDWIGLAGIYASRGATGFFVAAVVPVVPALVAEHTPQDQRARRFAWLGAMSLLGFLFGPGLNAAAAQMSTTLASVGAGTFDPTNLVIVTSAALGALMMLGLATTLPRVAPAAVDDNIQPQSGDRRRTMALWGLNGAVMFVLSGFEVLGIVLQGQQHPTLSSREISLMFAECSLVMLGVNALLFFTGLLERAAGRGVMAAGLVLAIAGLAMLAQHRSDGWMYIGVSLTAAGTGLVLPTISYLAAGASRRRRLGATMGGLAAAAGFGQTLGSAAAGWLFGAVAQFSFAWLALPLLATLGTLIVRPAWWSTESQPPHSPRVSPAPLPK